A genome region from Cervus canadensis isolate Bull #8, Minnesota chromosome 10, ASM1932006v1, whole genome shotgun sequence includes the following:
- the ASXL1 gene encoding polycomb group protein ASXL1 isoform X1, which produces MKDKQKRKKERTWAEAARLVLENYSDAPMTPKQILQVIEAEGLKEMRSGTSPLACLNAMLHSNSRGGEGLFYKLPGRISLFTLKKDALQWSRSPAVVEGEEPEDTADVESCGSNETSTVSGENDVSLDETSSNASCSTESQSRSLSNPKDSYRASSQANKQKKKTGVMLPRVVLTPLKVNGAHVESASGFSGRHADGESGSPSSSSGGSPALGSAAIRGQAELARDPAPLLRGFRKPATGQMKRNRGEEIDFETPGSILVNTNLRALINSRTFHALPSHFQQQLLFLLPEVDRQVGTDGLLRLSSSALNNEFFTHAAQSWRERLADGEFTHEMQVRIRQEMEKEKKVEQWKEKFFEDYYGQKLGLTKEESLQQNVGQEEVEIKSDLHVSESTRPQRGPATRQRDGHFKKRSRPDLRTRARRNLYKRQEPEQAEIAKDTQSVAPDIPLHKDGEAKTDAAGVGSPHPPGTSSTASNPESPEFPAETVASRLQPSPNDPARVSASPDRIPSLPQETVDQEPKDQKRKSFEQATSASFPEKKPRLEDRQSFRNTIESVHPEKPQPTKEEPKVPPIRIQLSRIKPPWVVKGQPTYQICPRIVPITESSCRGWTGARTLADIKARALQVRGARGHHCHREAATTAIGGGGGPGGGGGGATDEGGGRGGGSGDGGAARGHPEPRGAPGAPGECASDLQRTQLLPPCPLNGDHAQAETATSRARREDLASLRKETSCPLQRVPDGPNSGLEDASRLPIAPTRDAPCQALPPLPSRIPEPERLVEQLVLHPEGRTECESATTAWERGDGEPAPTVPSENSPVQALAGPVGVEEGTGQAPDSGSNPTMKDPVNMTPSSIPESSLASCLQDRPFDDESELGDSGPPTRESASRQEDLKTEAPVSPGAAPWRPGLSNDEAGGQPEPDSREEVPSIKSQVREEWGKAAPLILASPVGLTAEEGLDPPGHLASLWTLHSGCVDSSSSDCRQLEGEKPRINGDSEALSPHSESTDTASDFEGHFSEDSSEPEPSETLGPKRSSAVEQGEKHNWNRCASLSKVNGDLNLVTRTDGMVAPQSWVSRVCAVPPKIPDSLLLASPEYQPRPVSLGRPVSSVEAANPLVMQLLQGHLPLKKVLPPAHGGSKPEPPRLPLTAEQSPGGSLGLGSLQDPGENRCEVGKSSPESLLPESCEASTGFGRLEASQAPGAPLKMSKNALSLDSLYPVTNPVAASGKAEVDFKEQLPPFSFEDQKEDRDLTQCSVSGAAPGVSPGNLTTSRAPLFSSPSAVSSGPDQAGRALGDQNSAGGQGKKLFGSKNAAAAIQCPRLVEPTPLPAETPPAFPNRKSGPGKTSLSGGVQTAREDWAPKPPPASVGSIKSEKTLGGGSLKADAENRKAVGPGPRELVDHLQGMPFVLDLPFWKLPREPGKGLSQPLEPSSIPSQLNIKQAFYGKLSKLQLSSTSFNYSSGSPPFPKGLAGSVVQLSHKANFGASRSASLSLQMFTDSGAVESISLQCACSLKAMIMCQGCGAFCHDDCIGPSKLCVLCLVVR; this is translated from the exons AAGGATGCCTTGCAGTGGTCTCGCAGTCCAGCCGTGGTGGAGGGAGAGGAGCCAGAGGACACAGCTGATGTGGAGAGCTGTGGGTCTAATGAAACCAGCACTGTGAGTGGTGAAAACGATG TTTCTCTCGATGAAACATCTTCTAATGCTTCCTGTTCTACGGAATCTCAGAGTCGGTCTCTTTCCAACCCCAAGGACAGCTACAGAGCTTCCTCACAG gcaaacaaacagaagaaaaagacagggGTAATGCTGCCTCGAGTTGTCCTGACTCCTCTGAAGGTAAACGGGGCCCACGTGGAATCAGCATCAG GGTTCTCGGGCCGCCACGCCGATGGCGAGAGCGGCAGCCCGTCCAGCAGCAGCGGCGGCTCTCCGGCCCTGGGCAGCGCCGCTATCCGTGGCCAGGCCGAGCTCGCCCGGGACCCTGCCCCGCTCCTGAGAGGCTTCCGGAAGCCGGCCACAG GTCAAATGAAGCGCAACAGAGGGGAAGAGATAGATTTTGAGACGCCTGGGTCCATTCTTGTCAACACCAACCTCCGGGCCCTGATCAACTCGCGGACCTTCCATGCCCTGCCGTCCCACTTCCAGCAgcagctcctcttcctcctgccagAAGTAGACAGACAG GTGGGGACTGATGGCCTGTTACGTCTCAGCAGTAGTGCGCTGAACAATGAATTTTTCACCCACGCAGCGCAGAGCTGGAGGGAACGCCTGGCTGACG GTGAATTCACTCATGAGATGCAGGTCAGGATACGacaagaaatggagaaggaaaagaaagtggaacaatggaaagaaaagtTTTTCGAAGACTACTATGGACAGAA GTTGGGTTTAACCAAAGAAGAGTCATTGCAGCAGAATGTGGGCCAGGAGGAGGTTGAAATCAAGAGTGACCTGCATGTCTCAGAATCAACACGACCGCAGCGTGGCCCGGCCACCCGGCAGCGAGATGGGCATTTCAAGAAACGCTCTCGGCCAGATCTTCGAACCAGAGCCCGAAGGAATCTGTACAAAAGACAGGAGCCAGAACAAGCAGAGATCGCTAAAGACACACAGTCTGTGGCACCAGACATCCCCCTCCACAAGGACGGAGAGGCTAAGACTGACGCAGCAGGGGTGGGCAGCCCCCACCCACCTGGCACGTCCTCCACAGCATCCAACCCAGAGAGTCCCGAATTCCCGGCGGAAACTGTGGCCTCCCGGCTCCAGCCCAGTCCCAACGACCCAGCACGTGTTTCCGCGTCTCCAGACAGAATTCCCAGCTTGCCACAGGAGACCGTGGATCAGGAGCCCAAGGATCAGAAGAGGAAATCCTTTGAGCAGGCAACCTCTGCCTCCTTTCCCGAAAAGAAGCCCCGGCTTGAAGATCGTCAGTCCTTTCGTAACACAATTGAAAGTGTTCACCCCGAAAAGCCACAGCCCACCAAAGAGGAGCCCAAAGTCCCGCCCATCCGG ATTCAACTTTCACGTATCAAACCACCCTGGGTGGTTAAAGGTCAGCCCACTTACCAGATATGTCCCCGCATCGTCCCCATCACGGAGTCCTCCTGCCGGGGCTGGACTGGTGCCAGGACCCTTGCAGACATtaaagcccgtgctctgcagGTCCGAGGGGCGAGAGGCCACCACTGCCATCGAGAGGCGGCCACCACTGCCATCGGAGGTGGGGGTGGCCCGGGTGGAGGTGGCGGCGGGGCCACCGACGAGGGAGGCGGCAGAGGCGGCggcagtggtgatggtggtgcgGCCCGTGGCCACCCTGAGCCCCGGGGAGCCCCGGGTGCCCCTGGAGAGTGTGCGTCAGATCTACAGCGAACACAACTACTGCCGCCTTGTCCTCTAAATGGGGATCATGCCCAGGCTGAAACTGCCACGTCCAGAGCCAGGAGAGAGGACCTAGCTTCTCTCAGAAAGGAGACAAGCTGTCCACTGCAGAGGGTCCCAGATGGCCCCAACAGCGGGCTGGAAGATGCCTCCCGACTCCCTATTGCACCCACTCGGGACGCGCCATGCCAGGCTCTGCCCCCACTGCCCTCTAGAATCCCGGAACCTGAGAGGTTAGTTGAGCAGCTTGTGTTGCATCCAGAAGGTAGAACTGAATGTGAGTCTGCTACCACTGCCTGGGAAAGGGGTGATGGGGAGCCAGCACCTACGGTCCCCTCAGAGAACAGTCCTGTTCAGGCTCTGGCGGGGCCTGTTGGAGTAGAAGAAGGAACTGGCCAGGCTCCAGACAGTGGCAGTAATCCCACCATGAAGGATCCTGTGAACATGACCCCCAGTTCCATCCCTGAATCATCCTTGGCCAGTTGCCTGCAGGACAGACCATTTGATGATGAATCAGAACTTGGTGACTCGGGCCCACCCACAAGGGAAAGTGCTTCTAGACAGGAAGACTTGAAAACGGAGGCTCCTGTCTCCCCTGGTGCTGCTCCTTGGAGGCCTGGCCTGTCAAATGACGAGGCAGGGGGACAGCCTGAACCCGACTCCAGAGAAGAGGTCCCATCCATTAAGTCCCAGGTCAGAGAGGAGTGGGGGAAAGCGGCCCCCCTCATCCTGGCATCACCTGTGGGCCTGACGGCAGAGGAGGGTCTGGATCCCCCCGGCCACTTGGCTTCACTCTGGACACTGCACTCCGGCTGTGttgacagcagcagcagcgactGCAGACAGCTGGAAGGTGAAAAGCCCAGAATCAATGGAGACTCGGAAGCTCTGAGTCCTCACAGCGAGTCAACAGACACTGcctctgactttgaaggccactTCTCCGAGGACAGCAGTGAGCCTGAGCCTAGTGAAACCTTGGGGCCGAAAAGGTCCTCAGCAGTAGAGCAGGGTGAGAAACACAATTGGAACCGCTGTGCCTCGCTCTCCAAGGTGAATGGTGACCTGAATCTGGTCACGAGGACAGATGGGATGGTTGCTCCTCAGAGCTGGGTGTCTCGAGTATGTGCAGTTCCCCCAAAGATCCCGGACTCCCTGCTGCTGGCCAGTCCTGAGTACCAGCCGAGGCCCGTGTCCCTGGGCAGGCCTGTGTCCTCAGTGGAGGCTGCTAACCCCCTGGTGATGCAGTTGCTGCAGGGCCACTTGCCCCTCAAGAAGGTTCTCCCTCCAGCCCACGGCGGCAGCAAACCCGAACCCCCACGACTCCCGCTTACAGCAGAGCAGAGCCCTGGTGGCTCCCTGGGGCTGGGGTCATTGCAGGATCCTGGGGAGAACAGGTGCGAAGTTGGCAAGAGCAGTCCAGAGTCTCTGCTACCTGAGAGCTGTGAAGCAAGTACCGGCTTTGGCCGGCTGgaggccagccaggctcctgggGCGCCCCTCAAGATGTCCAAGAACGCCCTGAGTTTAGACTCTCTGTATCCAGTGACCAATCCAGTGGCTGCCTCTGGGAAAGCAGAAGTGGATTTCAAAGAGCAGTTACCTCCCTTCAGTTTCGAAGATCAGAAGGAAGACCGTGACCTGACCCAGTGCAGTGTTTCAGGTGCTGCCCCAGGTGTGAGTCCGGGAAATCTCACTACCTCGAGAGCCCCTCTTTTCTCATCTCCAAGTGCGGTCTCCTCGGGTCCTGATCAGGCAGGTCGGGCCCTGGGGGATCAGAACAGTGCGGGAGGCCAAGGGAAGAAGCTCTTTGGCTCCAAGAACGCGGCTGCAGCCATTCAGTGCCCCCGGCTGGTGGAGCCAACACCACTGCCTGCGGAGACCCCTCCTGCTTTTCCCAATAGGAAGTCAGGGCCAGGCAAAACCTCTCTGTCTGGTGGGGtgcagactgccagggaagactGGGCCCCAAAGCCACCGCCTGCTTCTGTTGGCAGCATCAAGAGCGAGAAGACTCTTGGTGGAGGATCTCTCAAGGCGGATGCAGAGAACAGAAAGGCAGTGGGGCCTGGTCCCCGGGAGCTGGTGGATCACTTGCAAGGGATGCCCTTTGTCCTTGATTTGCCCTTCTGGAAATTGCCCCGGGAGCCCGGGAAAGGGCTCAGTCAGCCTCTGGAGCCTTCTTCCATCCCCTCCCAACTCAACATCAAGCAGGCGTTTTATGGGAAGCTTTCCAAACTCCAGCTAAGTTCCACCAGCTTTAATTATTCCTCCGGCTCACCCCCCTTTCCCAAAGGCCTGGCCGGAAGTGTGgtgcagctgagccacaaagcgAACTTCGGGGCAAGCCGTAGCGCATCGCTGTCCTTACAGATGTTCACCGACAGCGGCGCGGTGGAGAGCATCTCGCTGCAGTGCGCCTGCAGCCTGAAGGCCATGATCATGTGCCAGGGCTGCGGCGCCTTCTGTCACGATGACTGTATTGGACCCTCAAAGCTCTGTGTATTGTGCCTTGTGGTGAGATAA